CCGGATGATCTCGCGGCGGTGCAGGAGCAGTTTGCGCGTCCGCAAGGGGTCGTGGTTGTGAATGTTTCCCTGGGCGTACGGATTGATGTGCAGGTGGTAGAGCCACACTTCGTCCCCGTCGACTCTGGCGAACGCGTCGGCGAGACTAACACGGCCTTCCCGAAGCGACTTGACCTCCGTCCCGGTCAGAACGATCCCCGCCTCGTGAGCCTCCTCGATCCAATACTCGTGCCGGGCCCGGCGGTTGGTTGCGACCGGCTTCATCTCTTGCTCCTTGACGGCCTCGGGTGCCACGGCTCTAGGGGTCCCGGAAGAAGGTGCCCGTGGCCTCGGCGAGCCGTGTTCCATCGGGCAACGCCAGCGCCGCCTCCGCCGTAAACAGCTTCGTGCGCTCACCCGTCAGCCGCGCGGTCACCACAACCCGCTGACCCACCGGGGTCTCCCGCCTGAAGCGGATGTCTAACCGGGCGGTGACAGACTCCCGGCCTTTCATGTGAAAGAGCTGAGCCATCGCGTCGTCCAAGGCCGCCGCCACAATGCCCCCATGCACGACTCCTTCATACCCTTGAAACTGGGGCCCCGGCGTAAATTCCGCCTGAACGGTGTCCCCGATCACCTTGAAATGAAGCCGCAGCCCGATCGGGTTACTCTGGCCGCAGGCGAAGCACCCGCTGCCATTACGCATGACTCGCTCCCTGGCGCCCTTCAAGGGTGGCGTAGAGCGACTGGAGGGCTGCGGTGACCTCCTCGTACCGCTGCAAGGTCTGCCGGGCGCGGGACGCATCGCGATACAATTCCGGATCGCCCATCAATCGGCTCAGATCTCCCACCTCCTGCTCTAGGACCGCGATCTTGTGCATGATCTCGTCTTCCGAGTCTTTCGGCTCCGGCGGGATTGAGCCAGACGATCCGTGTGCGGCGAGGGGGGCCTTCCGCGGCGGCCCGGCCTCCGCTCCGCTCCTGTCCCGAGCCGATGATGGTTTCCCCTCTCTGGGCGCTGCATTCGCCCCTTGCCCTTGTACCTCGGGTTTTTTCCCGGGGGGAGCCCCTGGGATGGCTCCGGTGAGCGCCTCACGATAACTATGGTAGGAACCCGCGATCGATCGCATGGCCCCGTCCCCAAGGAGCAGCAGCCGGTCTGCCAGCCGGTCGAGGAAATAACGGTCGTGGGTCACGAATATAATGGCCCCAGGAAACCCCCGCAGCGCCGATTCGAGCGCCTCCAGCGTCGTCAGGTCCAGGTGGGTCGTCGGTTCGTCGAGCAGCAGAACATCGGGCCGGTCCAGCACCAGTTTGGCCAGGGCGACTCGTCGGCGCTCCCCACCGCTGAGCTGCGCGACCTTCTTGTAGACATCGTCCCCCGAGAACAGGAAGCGCCCGAGCAGCGTCCGCACTTGCGCCGGGGGCACCGGGTGCGCCCCGAGGACTTCGTCGAGCACAGTTTGGTTCAGGTCGAGCGTCTCTTCGGAATGCTGCGCAAAGTAACCGATCCGCATCCCCGGAGCCGGCTCCACGTGCCCTGACGTAGGCTCCTCGCTCTTCGCGATGATCCTGAGCAGGGTCGTCTTGCCGGCCCCGTTCGGGCCGATCAGACCGATCTTCTCGCCACGGCGCACTTCGAAGCTCACACCCCGAAGCACCTCGACATCCCCGAACTTTTTTGTCACGCCTCGAAGCCGCAGGACCACCTGGGGATTCCGTCGCGGGGCTTCCAGCCGGATGGACGCGGAGCGATGCGTCCTCGGCGCAGCGACGGGCTGGATCTTGGCCAGCCGCTTTTCCCTCGACTTCGCCTGGCGGCTCTTCTGTCCGGCGTGGTACCGCCGGATGTAGGCCTTGAGGCTCTCGATCTCCTCTTGCTGACGCTCGAACGCCTCCCGTTGTTGGGCCCGCCGCTCCACACGCTCGATCACGTAATAAGAGTAGTTACCGGGGTACTCCTCGAGCCGGCCCTCCTCCAACTCGAGCGTCCGTACCGTCACGGCGTCGAGGAGGAATCGATCGTGGCTCACCAGCACCATGGCCCCCGCATATTGTTTGAGGAACGCCTCCAGCCACTCCTGACCGTCGAGGTCCAGGTGGTTCGTCGGCTCGTCGAGGAGCAGCAGGTCCGGGGCCGAGAGCAGCAGGCGCGCCAGGGCGGCCCGCGATCGCTGTCCACCGCTCATCGACGCCAAAGACTGGTGGAATTGCTCTGGACGAAACTCCAGGCCGCTGAGGGTACGGCGGACTTCCGCCTCATACGTAAATCCGCCTCGAGTCTCAAACTGGTCGCGAAGGCGACCGTATTCGTCAAGGGCGCCCGAGAGGCGTGTGTCGTCACGATGCACCTCGGGCGCGGCCAGCTGGGCCTCGAGGTCCGCGAGTCTGCGCTCAACCCCGGCCAGGTGCGCAAAGGGCGCGGCTGCTTCATCCCACAGGGTGCGGGACTCGTCGACGGCGGGATCCTGGGGCAGATACCCGACCGTCGCTCCCCCCGAGAGCGTCCGCTTCCCAAGGTCAGGGACCTCGAGTCCTGCCAGGATGCGGAGCAGCGTCGTCTTGCCGACGCCGTTCCGGCCGATGAGCGCCACTTTCTCCCCGGGCTCAAGGGCCAGAGACACGTTCGTCAGCACTTGAACGCTTCCGTAAGACTTTGTGAGATCGGCGGCGAGAAGCAGCGGCATCGGCATCTCGGGCCAAGAAGTCTAGAAAGGCCCGAACGAGTGTACTTTGAACTGATGAGGGCTGTCAAGGCGTCGGGCGTGCGCGCCGTGGCAGCGAAGGAGCCTGGTGAAGCAGGGATTTCGGGATAGCGCCGAGAAATGGCAGCGACCAATGAAGGGCGCCAGGGTTCTGGGGGTCGCCGTCCTCCTGACCACGATGCTCGCGGGATTGTCCCGCGTCGCCGCGGCTCCCGTTTCTGCGCCGGCCACCTGGGCGGTCCTCATCGAGTCCAACTCGTATCAGGGTAGATACGCTAATCTCCCGGTTGGATACATTAACTCCCGACGGATGCTCACCACCCTGCTTCGCCGTGGGTGGCTTTCGGACCACATCCTCCTCGTCCGTGACAGCCAGGATCGCGCCTTGTTGCATCATGCGACCGACTGGTTGGCGGCACGGGTCCGGCCGGACGACCTCGTGGTGTTCTATGTCGCAGGCGAGTACCAGTTCTTCGACAAGGATTTGATGTGGGACTCGACGTTCCCCGGGCTGTGGAAGCGTGTTCCGTCGTCGCAGCGGGTGCTGATCGTCGAGGCCTGCTATGCTGAGCGGCTCACCGCTGCGGTAAAGGGGATCCCGGGGATCGCCCTCCCGGCCGTCGGCCGCGATGAGTTGGACTGGTGGGGCCTCCGCGAAACCGACCGCTTGATCCGCGGAGGGACCTTCACCTACTTCCTCGCCCGCGCGCTCGAAGGGCAGCCCGCTGATACCCCGATGGACTTCGCGGCCGCGTTTGCCACGGCCGTGGCGGGCGCCCGAGAGTACTTCCGGACGGTAATCGCGACCACGCCGGGGGCGTTGAACTCCTACCACGCCAGGGGCGACTTCCCGGAGCACCTGGCGGCGTTCCCCAATCCTCATCTGGCCGAGGAGGCCACCGACCCAGCAGCATCGGCAGAAGCCCCGCCCAATCCGTAAGGCCTCAACGTTCTGGAAGAGACGTCTACGGGGTGTGCTCTCGCCCCCAGGGCATCTGTTTCTCTCGAAGCAGTTCAACCGCGTGGCGGAGGAGTGGCAGGATGACGGTCATCCATTCACGGACCCCCCGAGGACTTCCCGGGAGGTTCACGATGAGCGTACGCCCCCGAATGCCGGCGACCGCCCGGGAGAGCATCGCGAGAGGGGACGAAGCGGCCGTGGCCACCCGCGCCGCCTCGGGGATCCCCGGCACCATCCGTTCGATCACCCGCAGGGTCGCCTCCGGAGTCACGTCTTTGGGCGCCACCCCGCTCCCGCCGGTCGTCAAGACGAGATCGACACCCAAGGTGTCGGCCATGTCCGCGAGTGTCTTGGCGATCATGTCGAGATCGTCGGGCACGACCACGTGGGCGACTACCTCGCCGCCTTCCGTCGCGACGGTCTGAGCCAGAAACTGCCCGCTGTCGTTCTTTCCCTGACCGCGGCTGACCCGCTCGCTCGCCGTCAAGATGCCGCAGCGCACACCCTGCAGGCGCTTCACGTCGCTCATCGACGGGGCGCCCCACCGCGCTGCTGCTGCGCCCGAGGTTCTCGCCGCACGTACGTTCCCGATTTCCCACCGGACTTGCGGACCAGACGAAGGTGTTCAATCTGGATCCCGCGCTCGACCGCCTTAAGCATATCGTAGACCGTCAGCCCGGCGGTCGCGACCGCGACGAGCGCTTCCATCTCCGCGCCGGTACGGCCCACCGTGCGCACCCGCGCCTCGATCCGCACGCGGGAGGCACGTGGATCGGGCGTAAGGATCACCGACACCCCCGTCAGCGCAATGGGGTGACAGAGTGGAATCAGCTCCCAGGTCCGCTTGGCGGCGGCGATACCGGCGACCTGGGCTACAGCCAGGACATCGCCCTTGCGCGCCGCCCCGGTGGTGATCACGCGGAGGGTCTGTCGCGACATCGCCACTTCCCCCCGGGCGACGGCCTCCCGCACCGTCACCCGTTTGCCGCCGACATCGACCATCCGGGCCCGCCCGTGCCGGTCGAGGTGGGTCAGACGGCGGCCTGGGAGATCAGTGGACACGCTTCTCGTACCCACGCCAGTAGGGCTCCCGCAGCTCATGCTTCATGATCTTCCCGGTGCCTGTTTTCGGTAGGCTCTCGCGAAACTCTATCGAGCCGGGGATTTTGAACCCCGCGAGATGGCGCCGGCAGTACGTCAAGATCTCCTCGGCGGTGGCGTGTTGTCCGGGCTTGAGAACCACCAGGGCCTTCGGCGTTTCCCCCCACCGCTCGTCGGGGACCGCGATCACCGTGCACTCGAACACGGCGGGATGAGCGCAGAGGGCCTTCTCGATCTCGACCGATGAGATGTTCTCCCCACCGCTGATGATGATGTCCTTGATGCGATCCACGATCGTGACATACCCCTCAGCGTCGATGACCGCCATGTCTCCCGTGTGGAACCAACCGTCCCGCACGACCGCGGCGGTGGCCTCAGGATCCCGATAGTAGCCGTCCATGACGACGTTGCTCCGCGCGACGATCTCGCCGACGGTGACGCCATCGGCCGGTACGTCCCGTCCCTCGCGGTCGACGACCCGCATGTCGACCCCGACCACTTCGAACCCGGTGGTCGACCGCCGGCGAAGGTCTTCGCTGACCCCGCCGCCGAGATGGGCTTTGGGGAGCGCCTTCGACAGCAGGGGCGAGGTCTCGGTCAGGCCGTACCCGACAACGCAGAGACAGCCGAGTTTTTCTTCCATCGCCTGGATCAGACTCGGGGATGCCGGCGCGCCACCGCTCACCGCCCGCCGGAGGCTCGTCAGGTCGAAGGTCCCGATCGTGGGCTCGTTGACCAGCATGTTGAAGATGGTCGGGACGCCGAGCAGGATCGTGATCCGTTCACGCTCGATCAATCTCAAAATCTCCTGCCCGGCGATTTTTCGGAGCATCACGTGGGTGCCGCCGACCGCCGTCAACGCCTGCGGCGTCCCCCACCCGTTGACGTGGAACAGCGGGACGACGTGGAGGATTCTGTCCGCATCGGACATCCGGTTCGCCATACTGAAGATCAGCGCGTGAAGGGCGAGGGCCCGATGCGTCAGGGCCACGCCCTTGGGACGCCCGGTGGTGCCGCTCGTGTAAAACAACTCGCAGACGGCGTTCTCGTTCACCTCAAGGATGTCCGGCCCCGGGTCGGGCGTCGCCCGGGCCAGCAAGGTTTCGTACTGGTGGGCCTCAGGATCCTCACCCTCCACGATGATCAGGTGCCGCAGCGATTTGAGTTGTGGACGCACACGATCGACCAGTGCCTGAAAATCGCGGTGATAACAGAGGACCGCGGCCCCGCAATGGTCCAGCACGTAGGCGATCTCGTCGGTGGACAGGCGGATGTTGATCGGGGTGAGCACGCAACCGGCCTGGACGACTCCGTAGTAGGCCTCAAGCAGATGGTGGGTGTTGTACGAAATGAACGCCACCCGGTCCCCCGAGGCGACGTCGAGCGCCCGGAGAGCCCCGGCGAGACGGTCGGCCCGCTCCCCGAACTCCCGGTATGTAAATCGCCGTTCCCCGTCGACGACCCCGGTCTTGTCGCCAAAATTTTTCACCGCCCGCCGTTTGTAATCGAGCGGCGTCAGAGGAACGAACATCGCCCATCCCTCCCTTGCCTTCAAAGATCGCCAGGTCGGCTTGCGTAGGTTCTTCGCGCAGCCGATCGCGGCCCGCGCGACGCGCCACGGCTACGGCTCGAAGAGCTCGACGGCGACGTTCTCTCCTTCGGCGACGCCATCCCGGTCGGGGGGGACCACGATGAGCCCATCGGCCCGGGTCATCGTCGTGATGATTCCCGACTTGCCGAGTTGAGGGATTGCCCACAGCGTACCCTCGCGCTCCTCGAGGGTCACGCGAACGTGATCCTCACGCCCTCCGGCCGATGGGACACGCCGTCCCATTCGAGCGTGCACGATCCGCCCGAGATCACGGGGCGGGGTCCGCCCCGCCTGGGCCCGGAGCACGTTGCGGACGAACACGTCGAAGATCACCATCCCGCTCACAGGGTGGCCGGGGAGCCCGATGACCGGCGTCCCATCGACGACCCCCAGGATCGTCGGCTTCCCCGGCTTGATATTCACTCCGTGGACGATGATGCCAGGTTTTCCCATGGCGTTGATCGCCCACGCCACGGCGTCCTTTTCCCCAACCGAGCTACCCCCGCTGACCAACACGAGGTCGGACGTCGCCCGCGCCGCCTCGAGCGTTCCGAACAGCCGCTCGCGGTCGTCCGGAATGATCTCGTAGATGTGCGGGACGCCGCCTTCCTGCTGGACCAAGGCGGAGATCGTGTAGGTGTTGATGTCCCGCACCTGGCCGATGGCCGGGCGGCGGTCTGGAGGGATGATCTCATCCCCGGTTGCCAGCACGGCTACGCGCGGCTGGAGACACACCTCGATCTCCGTCACCCCGATCCCGGCAAGCAGACCGACATCTTGCGGCCGAAGCCGGGTCCCCTGGTGCAGGACGAGATCTCCGCGGCTGACATCCTCGGCGCGGCGGATCACATTCTCACCCAGCGTGGTCCCGCGCGTGGCTTCGACCGTCCTCCCGTCCCGAAGCCGGGTGTCCTCCAGCATGATCACGGCGTCGGCGCCCTCGGGAAGCATTCCGCCGGTCGGGATTCGGGCGGCTTCTCCGGGGCGGATAGCGAACTCCGGCGGCCTCCCCATCTCTACCTCACCAATGACCTCCAACAACGCGGGGTGGTCCGCGCTGCGCACCGCGTACCCGTCGACGGTTGATTTATCGAACTCGGGGAGGTCCTCGGGTGCCACCACGTCCGCGGCCAGGACGCGGCGGTAGGCTTGGCGGAGCGAGACGCGTTCGGTCCCCCGAGGCCGAGGCGTGTAGGCTTGGGCAAATCGGACGGTGGCTTCTCGAGGCGTGATGACCTTCAGGAACTCGGGCATCGCAGTACTCAGTATAGCACCTACCCGCGCGGCTGCATCCGGCGGCAGCTGTTCGGGGAGGCGCGAGAGGGCTGCGGCCTGTGCGCTACGCGTGAAGCCGGGAACCGTAGGTGTTCAGTTGATGGTGGATGATCCGACAGGATTTCGCATCGGAGAATCTGAGCTCGGCGCCATCCCGACGGGACGTCACCGTTCCGCTCCCCACCCCCCAGTATCTTTGGACCATCGAATTGATCCGGGCAAGGACGGCCGGCGCTCCTCGAACCGCGAAGCGGCCCGTGCTCCCATTGTTCGAGGCGTGGATCACCGAGCGGTCCCCATCCACATATCCGCGGATGAACGGAATGG
This portion of the bacterium genome encodes:
- the smpB gene encoding SsrA-binding protein SmpB, producing the protein MKPVATNRRARHEYWIEEAHEAGIVLTGTEVKSLREGRVSLADAFARVDGDEVWLYHLHINPYAQGNIHNHDPLRTRKLLLHRREIIRLKAKTDQKGYTLIPMRLYFRRGIVKIELAVARGRHLYDKRERIAEREAERRIARNLGARTPRRRS
- a CDS encoding PaaI family thioesterase; the encoded protein is MRNGSGCFACGQSNPIGLRLHFKVIGDTVQAEFTPGPQFQGYEGVVHGGIVAAALDDAMAQLFHMKGRESVTARLDIRFRRETPVGQRVVVTARLTGERTKLFTAEAALALPDGTRLAEATGTFFRDP
- a CDS encoding ABC-F family ATP-binding cassette domain-containing protein, which encodes MPLLLAADLTKSYGSVQVLTNVSLALEPGEKVALIGRNGVGKTTLLRILAGLEVPDLGKRTLSGGATVGYLPQDPAVDESRTLWDEAAAPFAHLAGVERRLADLEAQLAAPEVHRDDTRLSGALDEYGRLRDQFETRGGFTYEAEVRRTLSGLEFRPEQFHQSLASMSGGQRSRAALARLLLSAPDLLLLDEPTNHLDLDGQEWLEAFLKQYAGAMVLVSHDRFLLDAVTVRTLELEEGRLEEYPGNYSYYVIERVERRAQQREAFERQQEEIESLKAYIRRYHAGQKSRQAKSREKRLAKIQPVAAPRTHRSASIRLEAPRRNPQVVLRLRGVTKKFGDVEVLRGVSFEVRRGEKIGLIGPNGAGKTTLLRIIAKSEEPTSGHVEPAPGMRIGYFAQHSEETLDLNQTVLDEVLGAHPVPPAQVRTLLGRFLFSGDDVYKKVAQLSGGERRRVALAKLVLDRPDVLLLDEPTTHLDLTTLEALESALRGFPGAIIFVTHDRYFLDRLADRLLLLGDGAMRSIAGSYHSYREALTGAIPGAPPGKKPEVQGQGANAAPREGKPSSARDRSGAEAGPPRKAPLAAHGSSGSIPPEPKDSEDEIMHKIAVLEQEVGDLSRLMGDPELYRDASRARQTLQRYEEVTAALQSLYATLEGRQGASHA
- a CDS encoding MogA/MoaB family molybdenum cofactor biosynthesis protein: MSDVKRLQGVRCGILTASERVSRGQGKNDSGQFLAQTVATEGGEVVAHVVVPDDLDMIAKTLADMADTLGVDLVLTTGGSGVAPKDVTPEATLRVIERMVPGIPEAARVATAASSPLAMLSRAVAGIRGRTLIVNLPGSPRGVREWMTVILPLLRHAVELLREKQMPWGREHTP
- the moaC gene encoding cyclic pyranopterin monophosphate synthase MoaC, which produces MSTDLPGRRLTHLDRHGRARMVDVGGKRVTVREAVARGEVAMSRQTLRVITTGAARKGDVLAVAQVAGIAAAKRTWELIPLCHPIALTGVSVILTPDPRASRVRIEARVRTVGRTGAEMEALVAVATAGLTVYDMLKAVERGIQIEHLRLVRKSGGKSGTYVRREPRAQQQRGGAPRR
- a CDS encoding fatty acid--CoA ligase, producing the protein MFVPLTPLDYKRRAVKNFGDKTGVVDGERRFTYREFGERADRLAGALRALDVASGDRVAFISYNTHHLLEAYYGVVQAGCVLTPINIRLSTDEIAYVLDHCGAAVLCYHRDFQALVDRVRPQLKSLRHLIIVEGEDPEAHQYETLLARATPDPGPDILEVNENAVCELFYTSGTTGRPKGVALTHRALALHALIFSMANRMSDADRILHVVPLFHVNGWGTPQALTAVGGTHVMLRKIAGQEILRLIERERITILLGVPTIFNMLVNEPTIGTFDLTSLRRAVSGGAPASPSLIQAMEEKLGCLCVVGYGLTETSPLLSKALPKAHLGGGVSEDLRRRSTTGFEVVGVDMRVVDREGRDVPADGVTVGEIVARSNVVMDGYYRDPEATAAVVRDGWFHTGDMAVIDAEGYVTIVDRIKDIIISGGENISSVEIEKALCAHPAVFECTVIAVPDERWGETPKALVVLKPGQHATAEEILTYCRRHLAGFKIPGSIEFRESLPKTGTGKIMKHELREPYWRGYEKRVH
- the glp gene encoding gephyrin-like molybdotransferase Glp, yielding MPEFLKVITPREATVRFAQAYTPRPRGTERVSLRQAYRRVLAADVVAPEDLPEFDKSTVDGYAVRSADHPALLEVIGEVEMGRPPEFAIRPGEAARIPTGGMLPEGADAVIMLEDTRLRDGRTVEATRGTTLGENVIRRAEDVSRGDLVLHQGTRLRPQDVGLLAGIGVTEIEVCLQPRVAVLATGDEIIPPDRRPAIGQVRDINTYTISALVQQEGGVPHIYEIIPDDRERLFGTLEAARATSDLVLVSGGSSVGEKDAVAWAINAMGKPGIIVHGVNIKPGKPTILGVVDGTPVIGLPGHPVSGMVIFDVFVRNVLRAQAGRTPPRDLGRIVHARMGRRVPSAGGREDHVRVTLEEREGTLWAIPQLGKSGIITTMTRADGLIVVPPDRDGVAEGENVAVELFEP